TCGCCGGCGACGACTTCGATGCGAAGTCGGCCGCCATCGACAAGCTGATCGCGAATCACGACGCGCCGTCGCTCGCGCTGCTGAAGGCGCTGTCCGAAGACAGCGCACTCGCCACCGATAACGGCAACGTGCTGATTCAGGACAACGACACCGCGCGCGATGCCGTCACGGGCAAGACCGTCGCCGCCGGCGACGCGCAACCGGTCACGCTGAACAACCTGCTGCGCTCGAAAGTCGCGGGCGCGCTGTCGGGCCTGCAACTCGATTCGACCGACCCGGCGAAGCGCGCCGCCGCGATCACCGCGCTGCTGCAAAGCCCCGATCCGTCGATGAAGCCGCAAATCGACGCAGCCCGCGCAAAGGAAACCGACCCGACGCTGAAGAAGCGCCTCGACACGCTCTGGGCGATGACGGCGCTGCACGACACCGACGCCGCGAAGCGTCTCGAAGCGGTGAAGCTCGTCGCCGCGCGGCACGATCTGGACATGTACGAACTGCTGCGCCCGCTCGTCGCGAAGAAGCCCGACGGCACGTTCGCCGAAAGCGACGCTCAGGTGCGCGAGGCGGCGCAGACGGGCATCGACGCGCTCGATTCCATCCAGCGCCGCAGCGAGATCGCGGGCACGCTGTTCGCGGGGCTGTCGCTCGGCAGCGTGCTGCTGCTCGCCGCGCTCGGCCTTGCCATCACCTACGGCCTGATTGGCGTCATCAACATGGCGCACGGCGAGTTCCTGATGATCGGCGCGTACGCGACGTATGTCGTGCAGAACCTCGTGCAGCGCTACATGCCGGGCGCGTTCGACTGGTATCCGCTGATTGCCGTGCCCGCTTCGTTCGCGGTGGCGGCGCTGGTCGGCATCGTGCTCGAACGGCTCGTGCTGAAGCATCTGTACGGACGACCGCTCGAAACGCTGCTGACCACCTTCGGCGTGAGCCTGATCCTGATCCAGGCGACGCGTATGCTGTTCGGCGCGCAAAACGTGCAAGTGGTGAACCCGTCGTGGATGAGCGGCGGCGTCACGGTGCTGCCGAACCTGATCCTGCCGTACAACCGGCTCGCGATTCTCGCGTTCTCGCTGATCGTCGTCGGGATTGCGTGGGCCGTGCTGACAAAGACGCGGCTCGGCCTGTTCGTACGCGCCGTCACGCAGAACCGCCGCATGGCCGCGTGCGTCGGCGTGAAGACCGCGTATGTCGATTCGTATGCGTTCGCGTTCGGCGCGGGCATTGCGGGGCTGGGCGGCTGCGCGCTGTCGCAGATCGGCAATGTCGGGCCGGACCTCGGGCAAAGCTACATCATCGATTCGTTCATGGCTGTGGTGCTGGGCGGCGTCGGGCAGCTGGCGGGCACGGTGATCGGCGGCTTCGGACTCGGGCTGGTCAGCAAGGCAGTCGAGCCGTTCTGGGGCGCCGTGCTGGCGAAGATCGCCGTGCTGGTGCTGATCGTTCTGTTCATCCAGAAGCGGCCGCAGGGCATGTTCGCCCTGAAGGGCCGCAGCGCGGAGGCATGACATGACATCCGCGACTTCTCCCGCTTCCACCTCCGTCGATGCGCGCAGCGACGCTCCGGCGAGCGAACGCGAGCGCCTCGAAGGCTTCGCGCTCGGCTTGCCGCCGCGCCCTGCCCTGCTGTCGCGGCGCGCGTGGCAATGTCTGATTGCGCTGATCATCGCGATCGGGCTGGGTGTGCCGTTCACGGCGCTGGTGCTGCCGGAAACGAGCGCATTCCATTTGTCCGCGTATGCGATGACGCTGACAGGCAAGCTGATGTGCTACGCGATCTCTGCGCTCGCGCTCGATCTCGTCTGGGGTTACTGCGGCATCCTGAGCCTCGGGCATGGCCTGTTCTTCGCGCTCGGCGGCTACGCGATCGGCATGTACCTGATGCGCGCGATCGGCCATGACGGCAAGTATGGCAGCGACCTGCCCGACTTCATGGTGTTTCTCGACTGGCATCAGCTGCCGTGGTACTGGGAAGGCACGCAGCATCTCGGGTACGCGCTGTTGCTCGTGGTGCTGGTGCCAGCCGTGATCGCTTGGGTGTTCGGCTTCTTCACGTTCCGCTCGCGCGTGAAGGGCGTGTATCTGTCGATCATCACGCAGGCGATGACCTTCGCCGCGATGCTGCTGTTCTATCGCAACGAGACGGGCTTTGGCGGCAACAACGGTTTCACCGATTTCAAGCGGATCGCGGGCTATCCGATCACGCATGCCGGCACGCGGACCGCGCTCTTTCTACTGACGTTCGCGGTGCTCGTGCTTGCGTTCATCGGCGCGCGCGCGATCGTGACGTCGAAGCTCGGACGCGTCGTGACGGCCGTGCGTGACGGCGAGACGCGGTTGATGTTCCTCGGCTACAGCCCGCTTGCGTACAAGCTGTTCGTGTGGACGGTGTCGGCCGTGCTGTGCGGGATTGCGGGGGCGCTGTATGTGCCGCAGGTCGGCATCATCAATCCGGGCGAGATGTCGCCGGGCAACTCGATTGAAATGGCGATCTGGGTGGCGGTCGGCGGGCGCGGCACGCTGATCGGGCCGATCATTGGCGCATTCGCGGTGAATGGCGCGAAGAGTTTTTTCACGGCTTATTTTGCGGAGTACTGGCTGTTCTTTCTGGGGTTGATCTTCGTGCTCGTGCCGTTGCT
The DNA window shown above is from Paraburkholderia sp. PGU19 and carries:
- the urtB gene encoding urea ABC transporter permease subunit UrtB, whose translation is MAYSFSTLASLKARCADTLRGMGARVRIAAASCALGAALAVLAPASAHALTAEEVAPLAGDDFDAKSAAIDKLIANHDAPSLALLKALSEDSALATDNGNVLIQDNDTARDAVTGKTVAAGDAQPVTLNNLLRSKVAGALSGLQLDSTDPAKRAAAITALLQSPDPSMKPQIDAARAKETDPTLKKRLDTLWAMTALHDTDAAKRLEAVKLVAARHDLDMYELLRPLVAKKPDGTFAESDAQVREAAQTGIDALDSIQRRSEIAGTLFAGLSLGSVLLLAALGLAITYGLIGVINMAHGEFLMIGAYATYVVQNLVQRYMPGAFDWYPLIAVPASFAVAALVGIVLERLVLKHLYGRPLETLLTTFGVSLILIQATRMLFGAQNVQVVNPSWMSGGVTVLPNLILPYNRLAILAFSLIVVGIAWAVLTKTRLGLFVRAVTQNRRMAACVGVKTAYVDSYAFAFGAGIAGLGGCALSQIGNVGPDLGQSYIIDSFMAVVLGGVGQLAGTVIGGFGLGLVSKAVEPFWGAVLAKIAVLVLIVLFIQKRPQGMFALKGRSAEA
- the urtC gene encoding urea ABC transporter permease subunit UrtC produces the protein MTSATSPASTSVDARSDAPASERERLEGFALGLPPRPALLSRRAWQCLIALIIAIGLGVPFTALVLPETSAFHLSAYAMTLTGKLMCYAISALALDLVWGYCGILSLGHGLFFALGGYAIGMYLMRAIGHDGKYGSDLPDFMVFLDWHQLPWYWEGTQHLGYALLLVVLVPAVIAWVFGFFTFRSRVKGVYLSIITQAMTFAAMLLFYRNETGFGGNNGFTDFKRIAGYPITHAGTRTALFLLTFAVLVLAFIGARAIVTSKLGRVVTAVRDGETRLMFLGYSPLAYKLFVWTVSAVLCGIAGALYVPQVGIINPGEMSPGNSIEMAIWVAVGGRGTLIGPIIGAFAVNGAKSFFTAYFAEYWLFFLGLIFVLVPLLLPNGIMGLFELATRKRNR